Proteins encoded by one window of Cannabis sativa cultivar Pink pepper isolate KNU-18-1 chromosome 4, ASM2916894v1, whole genome shotgun sequence:
- the LOC115713763 gene encoding methyl jasmonate esterase 1-like, whose amino-acid sequence MSTILPSNDDENTKIISSSHFVLVHGAGHGAWCWYKVANLLQSTGHKVTTIDLTASGINPIQVTQVNGSLVDYAKPLMDFMASLPSSEAAEKVVLVGHSLGGLSISLAMESFPHKISAAVFVTALMPGPNLTYHNIYQENTRRFGSPMDSTFIYGQGPNNPPTAVLFGPNLLASKFYQLSPPEDLVLALTLLRPYDQFSNEELFSEQLKLTKEKYGRVRRVFIVCDQDYVIEESMQRWMIEKNPPHEVMVINQTDHMVMFSNPLMLFSHLEQIACTPNILT is encoded by the exons ATGTCAACAATATTGCCAAGTAATGATGAtgaaaataccaaaattattaGTAGTAGTCATTTTGTGTTGGTTCATGGGGCTGGTCATGGAGCTTGGTGTTGGTACAAAGTGGCCAATTTATTACAATCCACAGGTCACAAAGTCACAACAATAGATCTCACAGCCTCAGGAATCAACCCTATCCAAGTCACCCAAGTCAACGGTTCATTGGTTGACTATGCTAAGCCGTTGATGGATTTCATGGCGTCTCTGCCGTCATCCGAGGCGGCGGAGAAGGTTGTTCTGGTGGGCCACAGTTTGGGTGGGCTCAGCATATCCCTTGCTATGGAGAGCTTTCCTCATAAGATTTCAGCTGCAGTATTTGTTACTGCTTTGATGCCTGGTCCTAATCTCACCTATCATAACATATATCAAgag AATACACGAAGATTTGGTTCACCTATGGATTCAACATTTATATATGGTCAGGGTCCAAATAACCCTCCAACTGCTGTACTTTTTGGCCCAAATTTATTGGCATCAAAATTTTACCAGCTCTCTCCACCAGAG GATTTGGTGCTTGCCCTGACATTGTTGAGACCTTATGATCAGTTTAGTAATGAAGAATTGTTTAGTGAACAACTAAAACTTACTAAAGAGAAATATGGGAGGGTAAGAAGAGTTTTTATCGTGTGCGACCAGGACTATGTTATCGAGGAGAGTATGCAGAGGTGGATGATTGAGAAGAATCCACCTCATGAAGTGATGGTCATCAATCAAACTGATCACATGGTTATGTTCTCTAACCCACTCATGCTCTTTTCCCATCTCGAACAAATTGCATGCACACCAAATATTCTTACTTAA
- the LOC115712165 gene encoding methyl jasmonate esterase 1: MKYCMIVVLLIILSPNPNVNGRKSKSSHHFVLVHGAAHGGWCWYKVATLLKSTGHNVTAIDLTASGINPIQVNQINGSVVDYNKPLMDFMGTHNINKVILVGHSLGGLSISLAMESFPHKISAAVFVSASMPGLNLTFLNIFQEFSRRSGSFLDSKFIFGNGPNNPATALVFGPNYLATKMYQLSPPEDLVLAGSLMRAWPLFNNELVMKQVKLSKERYGSVDRVFIVCDQDLTADESFQRWMIERNPPHQVKLINGTDHMVMISKPLNLFTHLLEIAETYY, from the exons ATGAAGTACTGCATGATTGTAGTACTTTTAATTATTCTATCACCAAACCCAAACGTTAATGGTAGAAAGAGCAAAAGTAGTCATCATTTTGTGTTGGTTCATGGTGCTGCTCATGGAGGGTGGTGTTGGTACAAAGTGGCTACTCTCTTAAAATCCACAGGTCACAATGTCACAGCAATAGATCTCACAGCCTCAGGAATCAACCCAATACAAGTCAACCAAATCAACGGTTCAGTGGTTGACTACAATAAACCATTGATGGATTTCATGGGTACTCATAATATTAACAAAGTGATTTTAGTGGGCCATAGTTTAGGTGGTCTCAGCATATCCCTTGCTATGGAGAGTTTTCCTCATAAAATTTCAGCTGCAGTTTTTGTCTCTGCTTCTATGCCTGGTCTTAACCTCACTTTTCTCAATATATTCCAAGAG TTTTCAAGAAGATCGGGTTCTTTTTTGGATTCAAAATTCATATTTGGGAATGGTCCTAATAACCCAGCAACAgctttagtttttgggcctaatTATTTGGCAACAAAGATGTACCAGCTTTCTCCACCAGAG GATTTGGTTCTTGCTGGGTCATTAATGAGGGCTTGGCCTTTGTTTAATAATGAGTTGGTGATGAAACAAGTAAAACTGAGTAAGGAAAGGTATGGATCAGTTGATAGAGTTTTTATTGTGTGTGATCAAGACTTAACAGCCGATGAGAGTTTTCAAAGGTGGATGATTGAGAGGAACCCACCTCACCAAGTCAAACTCATTAATGGGACTGATCATATGGTTATGATCTCTAAACCACTTAATCTCTTTACTCACCTTTTGGAGATTGCAGAAacatattattaa
- the LOC115714306 gene encoding carbamoyl-phosphate synthase small chain, chloroplastic, whose protein sequence is MATAGAAMCFTLSKPSTGLFPNSFSSSSNSSRFRVFTVKCSADISAPERPWKVSDARLVLEDGSVWKAKSFGASGTQVGEVVFNTSLTGYQEILTDPSYAGQFVLMTNPHIGNTGVNFDDEESTQCFLGGLVIRSLSISTSNWRCKETLGDYLAERNIMGIYDVDTRAITRRLREDGSLIGVLSTEKSKTDEELLQMSRSWDIVGIDLISGVSCKAPYEWVDETNSEWAFNSSRDGEAFRVVAYDFGIKHNILKRLASYGCNITVVPSTWPASEVLKLNPDGVLFSNGPGDPSAVPYAVETVKEIIGKVPVFGICMGHQLLGQALGGKTFKMKFGHHGGNHPVRNLRSGHVEISAQNHNYAVDPASLPEGVEVTHVNLNDGSCAGLAYPAKNIMSLQYHPEASPGPHDSDNAFREFVELMKKTRHA, encoded by the exons atggccACTGCTGGTGCTGCCATGTGCTTCACACTGAGCAAGCCCTCAACTGGCCTCTTCCCAAACTCATTCTCTTCTTCCTCCAACTCTTCAAGGTTTAGGGTTTTTACTGTCAAATGCTCTGCTGACATTTCCGCCCCtg AAAGACCTTGGAAGGTTTCAGATGCTAGATTAGTGCTTGAAGATGGTTCAGTATGGAAAGCTAAGTCCTTTGGTGCTTCGGGAACCCAAGTGGGTGAAGTGGTATTCAATACATCTTTAACTGG GTATCAAGAAATTCTAACTGATCCTAGCTATGCTGGTCAGTTTGTCTTAATGACAAATCCACACATTGGAAATACTGGTGTAAATTTTG ATGATGAAGAATCAACACAATGCTTTCTTGGTGGCCTTGTGATCAGAAGTTTAAGTATCAG tACTTCAAATTGGAGATGCAAGGAAACACTAGGTGATTATTTAGCAGAAAGGAACATCATGGGAATTT ATGATGTGGACACACGTGCAATTACCCGCAGATTAAGGGAAGATGGAAGCCTTATTGGTGTCTTGAGCACAGAAAAATCTAAAACAGATGAGGAACTATTGCAAATGTCGCGATCATGGGACATTGTTG GCATTGATTTAATCAGTGGTGTTTCATGCAAGGCCCCTTATGAATGGGTTGATGAAACAAATTCAGAGTGGGCTTTTAACTCTAGTCGAGATGGAGAAGCATTTCGT GTTGTTGCATATGATTTTGGAATCAAGCATAATATCCTTAAGCGCTTAGCATCTTATGGCTGTAATATTACTGTTGTGCCATCAACGTGGCCAGCATCTGAGGTGTTAAAGTTGAATCCAGATGGGGTGCTGTTCAGCAATGGTCCTGGAGACCCATCAGCAGTTCCCTATGCTGTTGAAACTGTAAAGGAAATAATTGGAAAGGTTCCTGTTTTTGGGATCTGCATGGGTCATCAGCTGCTTGGCCAGGCCTTAGGTGGTAAAACCTTTAAAATGAAGTTTGGTCACCATGGAGGAAATCATCCAGTTCGTAATCTACGTAGTGGTCATGTTGAGATTAGTGCTCAG AATCACAACTATGCGGTGGACCCTGCATCACTGCCAGAAGGTGTTGAAGTCACTCATGTAAATCTCAACGATGGAAGCTGTGCTGGTCTTGCTTATCCTGCTAAAAACATTATGTCTCTTCAGTATCACCCTGAAGCATCACCAGGGCCTCATGATTCAGACAATG CTTTTAGAGAATTCGTGGAGCTAATGAAGAAAACAAGACATGCTTAA